One segment of Pseudanabaena sp. FACHB-2040 DNA contains the following:
- a CDS encoding nuclear transport factor 2 family protein encodes MNLEIETQIRECEARLYTAMAASDVSELDVLIADDLLFVGPTGELATKAMDLELHRTGGTQFHEFVPKELEIRVCSENVVLVAAKIFLSVTYLGNAFSGDYRYMRVWHKGENGWQIVGGSASATV; translated from the coding sequence CTGAATTTAGAAATTGAAACCCAAATTCGCGAATGCGAAGCACGACTCTACACCGCAATGGCAGCCTCAGACGTGTCTGAATTGGACGTGCTCATCGCTGATGATCTGCTTTTCGTGGGACCAACTGGCGAACTGGCCACTAAAGCGATGGATTTAGAGCTGCACCGTACTGGTGGCACACAGTTTCACGAGTTTGTACCTAAAGAATTAGAAATACGGGTCTGCAGTGAGAACGTTGTTCTTGTGGCGGCCAAAATCTTCCTGAGCGTCACGTATTTAGGCAATGCCTTCTCAGGCGATTATCGCTACATGAGAGTTTGGCACAAAGGCGAAAACGGCTGGCAAATCGTTGGTGGCAGCGCCAGTGCGACGGTCTAA
- a CDS encoding AraC family transcriptional regulator — MSENQSTFEQSYRWQYPDVFPRTPVLTSYETDWNSISLEYQHQPAGGTPTVCVDHYMVGIYLGQNCQLEHILDGHLQTKMVSSGAVMLCPMHHSHSFRWDREIHAMGLNLMPELLARNASELSGSERVEFIPHFALYDPLIQHIGLALKADLESHKPGGRLYAESMANALAVHLLRHYSSHNHQPTRNFEGLAPRQLRQVIDYINDNLEQDLGLEELAAIAKLSQFHFSRSFKRSTGLSPHQYVIRQRVERAKQLLKQGGMSICEVAIACGFTHQSHLNRHFKRLTGITPKNFLKP; from the coding sequence ATGTCAGAGAATCAGTCTACTTTTGAGCAGAGCTATCGCTGGCAATACCCCGATGTTTTCCCCCGAACACCTGTACTGACAAGCTATGAAACGGATTGGAACAGCATCAGTCTAGAGTATCAACATCAGCCAGCCGGAGGAACGCCCACAGTTTGCGTTGACCACTATATGGTGGGTATCTATCTTGGGCAGAACTGTCAGCTAGAGCATATTTTAGATGGGCATCTGCAAACAAAAATGGTTTCTAGCGGTGCAGTGATGTTGTGCCCCATGCATCACTCCCACAGCTTTCGCTGGGATCGAGAGATCCACGCAATGGGCCTCAATTTAATGCCAGAACTACTCGCCCGCAATGCCTCGGAGCTGTCTGGATCCGAGAGGGTCGAATTTATACCGCACTTCGCACTTTACGATCCACTCATTCAGCACATTGGCTTAGCCCTCAAAGCCGATCTGGAGTCCCACAAACCCGGTGGTCGGCTTTATGCAGAGAGCATGGCAAACGCATTGGCCGTTCATCTGCTTAGGCACTACTCCTCTCACAACCACCAACCCACACGCAACTTTGAGGGTCTAGCGCCTCGTCAACTCAGACAAGTCATTGACTACATCAATGACAACCTTGAGCAGGACTTGGGGCTAGAAGAACTAGCTGCGATCGCAAAGCTCAGCCAGTTCCACTTCTCCCGCTCCTTCAAGCGCTCTACGGGCCTGAGCCCGCACCAGTACGTGATTCGTCAGCGCGTTGAACGGGCCAAGCAACTGCTGAAACAGGGGGGGATGAGCATTTGCGAAGTTGCGATCGCCTGCGGCTTCACCCACCAAAGCCACCTCAATCGTCACTTCAAGCGTCTGACGGGAATTACACCAAAGAATTTTTTGAAGCCATAG
- a CDS encoding pentapeptide repeat-containing protein, which translates to MSDSSDSGSVLAPDPTNQVRQTVDQNQGQAIAQMVGGLAVGQLTVYLSQIPTTTEAETPSEELGQNPYQGLLTFRETDGDRFFGRSLHVEQLWQRFQQLYNDRNTVRVLPIYGPSGSGKSSLARAGLIPALGKQLLPGCDRTRVVVLTPGNHPLEALATVLARIATSDPMPVAKTREFKEELLQANSQKEFDGLRRIADVFPDISFSPLIVLVDQFEEIYTLCTDAAERDAFVENLLCAASNRSQRVSIILTLRSDFLGATQQHPRLNKLFSSQGFLVPIMQPEELAIAITEPAKRAGHALDKATVQWLIRETEGQEAALPLLQFALTQIWEGLRNGVEPADTLKHIGGVGGALASEAKRLYESLTPDQQRVARCTFLALVQINEDNKNTRRRAAISELITGDSSEALVREVIDCFARPGVWILVTSCNEQQVEMLEVAHEALIRNWKELQDWLKEHWETLRQKRRIEQVAIEWSDRQRAKDCLLQGRSLRDARSFLQTNKNNSETALSSLAEQFIRASRIKQRQSLLKVSSVFAIFPFAGTLAILHFALLGFIEGIIDRKDDDCQQNRGIPILVRYMIFVGQKDNLEEANFCNDVLNGMDLSGATLWRANFRAAHLAETNLSSADFRGADFSKANLKSADFSEALLEDAKFEESFAYKTNFETAKGLQQSQLEQSILCQANLPEKFSLDPNRDCRELGL; encoded by the coding sequence ATGTCGGATTCTTCAGACTCTGGCTCGGTTTTAGCCCCTGATCCTACCAATCAAGTTCGCCAAACGGTAGATCAAAATCAGGGACAGGCGATTGCTCAAATGGTAGGAGGTTTAGCGGTTGGGCAACTGACCGTCTATCTGTCCCAGATTCCGACTACAACAGAGGCAGAAACGCCTTCTGAAGAACTAGGACAAAATCCCTATCAGGGTCTGTTGACGTTTCGGGAAACCGATGGCGATCGCTTCTTCGGACGATCGCTTCACGTTGAGCAATTGTGGCAACGATTTCAACAGCTGTATAACGATCGCAACACGGTTCGAGTCTTACCCATATACGGCCCATCCGGTTCGGGAAAGTCATCTCTAGCGCGGGCAGGGTTAATTCCTGCTTTGGGTAAGCAGCTATTGCCGGGATGCGATCGCACTCGCGTCGTGGTGCTAACCCCTGGCAACCATCCCCTCGAAGCCTTAGCCACAGTGCTGGCTCGAATTGCGACAAGTGATCCCATGCCCGTTGCTAAAACGCGCGAGTTTAAGGAGGAATTGCTTCAGGCCAATAGTCAGAAGGAATTTGACGGGCTGCGCCGGATTGCAGATGTCTTTCCTGATATTAGCTTCTCACCGCTCATCGTTTTGGTGGATCAGTTTGAGGAGATCTACACGCTCTGCACAGATGCAGCGGAGCGGGATGCTTTTGTGGAGAATTTGCTGTGTGCAGCCAGCAATCGCTCCCAACGAGTCTCGATTATTTTGACGCTGCGGAGTGATTTTTTGGGAGCTACTCAGCAACACCCGCGATTGAACAAGCTCTTTTCTTCCCAAGGGTTTTTAGTACCTATTATGCAGCCAGAGGAGCTTGCGATCGCAATCACCGAGCCAGCAAAACGAGCCGGGCACGCCTTAGATAAAGCCACCGTGCAGTGGCTAATTCGAGAAACCGAAGGCCAAGAAGCCGCCCTCCCCCTGCTGCAGTTTGCGCTGACTCAAATCTGGGAGGGGCTTCGCAATGGTGTGGAACCCGCAGACACGCTGAAGCACATCGGCGGCGTGGGCGGAGCACTGGCCAGCGAAGCCAAACGGCTCTATGAGTCCTTAACGCCCGATCAGCAAAGAGTCGCTCGCTGCACGTTTCTCGCCCTGGTACAAATCAACGAAGACAACAAAAACACTCGCCGCCGCGCCGCGATTTCTGAACTTATCACGGGAGACAGCAGCGAAGCCCTCGTTCGAGAAGTGATCGACTGCTTTGCCCGGCCCGGCGTTTGGATCTTAGTCACGTCCTGCAACGAGCAGCAGGTTGAAATGCTCGAAGTTGCCCACGAAGCCCTGATCCGTAACTGGAAGGAGCTGCAGGACTGGCTGAAGGAACATTGGGAGACTTTACGGCAAAAACGCAGAATTGAACAGGTAGCGATCGAGTGGAGTGATCGGCAGAGAGCTAAAGATTGCTTATTGCAGGGGCGGTCTTTGCGTGATGCTAGAAGCTTTCTTCAAACAAACAAAAACAATTCCGAAACTGCCTTGTCCAGTTTGGCAGAACAATTTATACGCGCAAGTAGAATAAAGCAGCGACAAAGTCTCTTGAAAGTGAGTTCTGTCTTTGCGATTTTTCCTTTTGCAGGAACACTAGCTATTTTACACTTTGCCCTACTTGGTTTTATAGAAGGAATTATTGATCGAAAGGATGACGATTGTCAGCAAAACCGTGGCATTCCGATACTGGTTAGATACATGATTTTCGTAGGCCAGAAGGACAACTTAGAAGAAGCTAATTTTTGTAATGATGTTCTAAACGGTATGGATTTAAGTGGGGCGACCCTTTGGAGGGCAAATTTCAGGGCGGCGCATCTAGCCGAAACCAATCTTAGTTCCGCTGATTTTAGGGGGGCTGATTTTAGTAAAGCCAACCTTAAAAGCGCCGATTTCAGTGAAGCTTTATTAGAAGATGCCAAGTTTGAGGAGAGTTTCGCATACAAGACAAATTTTGAAACAGCCAAGGGGCTTCAACAATCGCAACTTGAACAGTCAATACTGTGCCAAGCAAACCTCCCTGAGAAGTTCTCTTTAGACCCTAATCGGGACTGTAGGGAGCTAGGACTCTAA
- a CDS encoding thioesterase family protein, with the protein MQKILFDLDIYPYQIDYLGHVNNAVYIQWMEIGRIKLLEAIGLPIHEISEQGFVPVLVHTSITYKVPLYVSDRVQIELWLSELRHASAILQFRFRSDQQTLAAEGMQKGLFVDKQTMRPRRLLPEEKALFVPYLDTILGTNQ; encoded by the coding sequence ATGCAAAAAATTCTTTTTGATCTAGATATTTATCCTTACCAGATTGACTACCTGGGTCACGTTAATAATGCTGTTTACATTCAGTGGATGGAAATTGGGCGCATAAAATTGCTAGAGGCAATTGGCCTGCCTATTCATGAAATCTCGGAGCAGGGGTTTGTACCCGTTCTGGTTCACACCAGCATCACCTACAAAGTGCCTCTGTATGTTAGCGATCGCGTTCAGATAGAGCTATGGTTATCTGAGTTGCGCCATGCTTCTGCCATCTTGCAATTTCGCTTTCGCAGCGACCAACAAACGCTTGCAGCTGAAGGCATGCAAAAAGGTCTATTTGTGGATAAGCAAACTATGCGACCAAGGCGGCTTCTCCCAGAAGAAAAAGCTTTGTTTGTCCCATACCTAGACACGATTTTAGGTACGAACCAGTAG
- a CDS encoding glycoside hydrolase family 15 protein — MGGSFPAIRDLAIIGNRRTAALLTHTGEIVWYCPGRFDRPSLLAALLDPSQGGSWKLNIPEVACSGRRYLEDSGILETTLTLPAGELQVTDWMPMGENVPHGICRQFSSAPTDIAVTLHPAPNYAERRPTLKPQEHGIQIDGQHYLYASHPLIIQDGRVSFLLPQGETGWSVLVDAPLTGLDEYQLKLWLEETLQCWQQISARITYRGPYEEQVVASIRVLRLLTFEDNGGIIAAPTTSLPEVIGGRRNYDYRYVWLRDAGMIVSALTRAGSDGIEERRFLDFICGYDRDSGSQPLMPFSTLDGKPAPPETTLSLSGYCHSRPVVIGNDAKDQLQLDAYGNVLLAAKLIYNRFDTREHWSLIAEIADFLADHWHEPDYGIWEEREEHQYTSSKVVVACGLKFIAEVSQNEAQAERWRTAEQAIRQFVAQHCLTSEGAYAVIAGSEAVDVTAALFPVWAYTEPDSPEMLATMRVLERDYATDHLYRRHLRNFDSQQEGAFLAGTFWVAQYWIMRQDYLRSQAIIDAALKFANDLGLFAEEADPKTGQMLGNFPQTFVHAAFIGAVIDLKNAESFAEME; from the coding sequence ATGGGTGGCAGCTTTCCCGCCATTCGAGATTTAGCAATCATTGGCAATCGTCGGACTGCGGCCCTGCTGACACATACGGGTGAGATTGTCTGGTACTGTCCAGGGCGGTTTGATCGTCCGTCTCTTTTAGCCGCCTTGCTCGATCCGTCGCAGGGCGGCAGTTGGAAGTTGAACATTCCGGAGGTTGCCTGCTCTGGGCGGCGCTACCTGGAGGATAGCGGCATTTTAGAAACAACCCTCACCCTGCCAGCGGGTGAGCTGCAAGTTACCGATTGGATGCCGATGGGAGAAAATGTTCCCCACGGAATTTGCCGCCAATTTTCATCAGCTCCTACCGATATTGCCGTCACGCTGCACCCTGCCCCCAATTATGCAGAGCGACGCCCTACTCTTAAGCCCCAAGAGCACGGCATTCAAATTGATGGGCAGCATTACCTGTACGCATCTCATCCTCTCATTATTCAAGATGGGCGAGTTAGCTTTCTTCTTCCTCAAGGCGAAACCGGATGGAGCGTTTTGGTAGATGCTCCATTAACAGGTCTTGACGAATATCAGCTCAAGCTCTGGCTTGAAGAAACTCTGCAGTGCTGGCAGCAAATTAGCGCTCGTATCACCTACCGTGGACCTTACGAGGAGCAGGTGGTGGCTTCGATTCGGGTGCTGCGGCTGCTCACCTTTGAGGACAACGGCGGCATTATCGCAGCTCCCACAACCTCCTTACCTGAAGTCATTGGAGGACGACGGAACTACGACTACCGCTATGTCTGGCTCAGAGATGCCGGCATGATTGTCAGCGCCCTAACCCGAGCCGGAAGCGACGGCATTGAAGAAAGACGCTTTTTAGATTTTATCTGTGGGTACGATCGAGATTCTGGCAGCCAGCCTCTAATGCCTTTTTCCACGCTCGATGGCAAACCGGCTCCCCCTGAAACAACGCTGAGTTTGTCAGGCTATTGTCATAGCAGGCCTGTGGTCATCGGCAACGATGCTAAAGACCAGCTACAGCTCGATGCTTACGGTAACGTCCTACTAGCAGCCAAGCTGATTTACAACCGCTTTGACACCCGCGAGCACTGGTCACTCATTGCAGAAATTGCTGATTTTTTAGCCGATCACTGGCACGAACCCGACTACGGCATTTGGGAGGAACGGGAAGAACATCAATACACTTCTAGCAAAGTCGTTGTCGCCTGCGGTTTGAAGTTCATCGCTGAAGTTAGTCAAAATGAAGCCCAAGCTGAGCGCTGGCGAACTGCAGAGCAAGCCATCCGACAGTTTGTTGCCCAACACTGCCTTACCTCCGAAGGAGCCTATGCAGTCATCGCCGGTAGCGAAGCTGTGGACGTGACGGCTGCCCTGTTTCCCGTATGGGCCTACACCGAGCCCGACAGCCCCGAAATGCTGGCAACGATGAGGGTGTTAGAACGCGATTATGCAACCGATCACCTTTATCGTCGCCACCTGAGAAACTTCGATTCTCAACAGGAAGGCGCATTCCTCGCCGGGACATTTTGGGTGGCCCAGTACTGGATCATGCGCCAAGACTACTTGCGATCGCAAGCCATCATCGACGCCGCCTTAAAATTTGCTAACGACCTGGGGCTGTTTGCTGAAGAAGCCGACCCCAAAACCGGACAGATGCTAGGCAACTTTCCTCAAACCTTTGTCCATGCTGCTTTCATCGGCGCAGTGATCGATCTCAAAAACGCAGAGTCATTCGCAGAAATGGAGTAG
- a CDS encoding Coenzyme F420 hydrogenase/dehydrogenase, beta subunit C-terminal domain — MTLAQPPHKKAKALRPGARRPAKELCSECGLCDTYYIHYVKEACAFINQQFPELETQTHGRSRDLEQENDWYFGVHQDMMTARKTQPVEGAQWTGIVSSIAIEMLNRGLVEGVICVQNTQEDRFQPKPVLATTPEEILAAKVNKPTLSPNLSVLELVEQSNMKRLLVIGVGCQIQALRAVEHRLGLEKLYVLGMPCVDNVDRAGLQKFLDTTSRSPETVVYYEFMQDFRVHFKHEDGSTETVPFFGLKTNQLKDVFAPSCMSCFDYVNGLADLVVGYMGAPFGWQWIVVRNDRGQEMLDLVQDQIETQPVMSQGDRKPAVQQSIPAYDKGVTLPMWAAKLMGVFIERIGPKGLEYARFSIDSHFTRNYLFVKRNYPEKLAAHVPEFAKRIVRQYKLPD; from the coding sequence ATGACCCTGGCCCAGCCGCCCCATAAGAAAGCCAAAGCCCTGCGCCCCGGAGCCCGTCGCCCCGCCAAAGAACTGTGCAGCGAATGCGGCCTCTGCGATACCTACTACATTCACTACGTCAAAGAAGCCTGCGCGTTTATCAACCAGCAGTTTCCCGAGCTAGAGACCCAAACCCACGGGCGCAGCCGCGATTTAGAGCAGGAAAATGACTGGTACTTTGGGGTGCATCAGGACATGATGACGGCCCGCAAAACCCAGCCCGTTGAAGGGGCTCAGTGGACTGGCATTGTCAGCAGCATTGCCATTGAGATGCTGAATCGAGGCTTGGTAGAAGGGGTCATTTGCGTTCAAAATACGCAGGAAGATCGGTTCCAGCCCAAGCCGGTGCTGGCTACCACGCCGGAAGAAATTTTGGCGGCGAAGGTCAACAAACCTACGCTCTCTCCCAACCTGTCGGTGCTGGAGCTGGTGGAGCAGTCGAACATGAAGCGCCTGCTGGTAATTGGGGTGGGCTGTCAGATTCAGGCGCTGCGGGCTGTGGAGCATCGGCTGGGGCTAGAAAAGCTCTACGTGCTGGGCATGCCCTGTGTGGACAATGTTGACCGAGCCGGCCTACAAAAGTTTTTGGATACCACCAGCCGCTCTCCAGAAACAGTGGTGTATTACGAGTTCATGCAGGATTTCCGGGTGCACTTTAAGCACGAAGACGGCTCGACCGAGACAGTACCTTTCTTTGGCCTCAAGACCAACCAGCTGAAGGATGTGTTTGCTCCCTCCTGCATGAGCTGCTTTGACTATGTCAATGGTCTAGCTGATCTAGTGGTGGGCTACATGGGTGCGCCCTTTGGCTGGCAGTGGATCGTGGTTCGCAACGATCGGGGACAGGAAATGCTGGACTTGGTGCAGGATCAGATCGAAACTCAGCCCGTGATGTCTCAGGGCGATCGCAAACCCGCTGTGCAGCAGAGCATCCCTGCCTACGACAAAGGCGTTACTCTGCCGATGTGGGCCGCCAAGCTAATGGGCGTTTTCATTGAGCGCATTGGCCCTAAGGGGTTGGAGTATGCTCGCTTCTCTATTGACTCTCACTTCACGCGCAACTACCTGTTTGTTAAGCGCAACTACCCAGAAAAGCTGGCGGCCCACGTACCGGAGTTTGCTAAGCGCATTGTGAGGCAGTACAAGTTGCCGGATTAG
- a CDS encoding serine/threonine-protein kinase — protein MICCLNPNCTRPENPDSGKVCLSCGTLLIQQLRGRYRPVKVIGRGGFGRTYLATDTDRLNTYCVVKQFAPQTQGTKSFNKAVQLFEQEALRLNELGEHPQIPTLLAYFEHEQYLYLVQQMVEGRTLYQEVQKTGPYNESAIRALLNDLLPVLQFIHEQGVIHRDITPTNVIRRKVDSKPVLIDFGVAKQFSETILYEPGTRIGTEGFAPIEQLRSGQAYPSSDLYSLGATCLHLITGCKPESLYNPLEGRWMWREKLQQIGRSCHPELGNLLDRLVKDLVSERFQSAGEVVAELRRIPSLEGAVPGWVSQGSASSRLPSGGSLPLGKERKISIPPMPTTKPPKMSVPSLSQPRLTKPPGSLSGLSGPGRSGLVSGTKGTGWQCVRELTGHSSWVTAVDFNPKTPTLVSGSLDDTLKIWNLQSGQVFYSLEGHARGVNEVKVSAGGQVLASCGDDDVVKVWNLAEGALLYVLKGHLRDVTSIAIGAKGFLLASGSEDMTIKLWKLDKGSLLKTLTGSSGMVKTVAMTSDEGTLVSGGLDNKVRVWEVGTARQVRVLSGHMNTVNQVAISRDNRLLASASKDRTIRLWSLRSGSLIHTLSDHTQEVNGVAIAADNRTLVSGSSDGTLKVWDTQTGQLKYTLTGHTNSVLGVAFHPNGRVIASASADKTIRVWRWAG, from the coding sequence ATGATCTGTTGTCTAAATCCTAACTGCACCCGGCCTGAAAATCCTGACAGTGGTAAGGTTTGCCTAAGCTGCGGAACTCTTTTGATTCAGCAGCTTAGAGGTCGCTACCGGCCGGTTAAGGTGATTGGTCGGGGTGGATTTGGCCGCACTTATCTCGCTACAGACACCGATCGGTTAAATACTTACTGTGTTGTCAAGCAGTTTGCTCCGCAAACTCAAGGCACAAAGTCGTTTAACAAAGCTGTCCAGCTTTTTGAGCAAGAGGCCCTACGCTTAAATGAGCTGGGCGAACATCCTCAAATTCCTACTTTGCTGGCCTATTTTGAGCATGAGCAGTACCTCTATTTAGTGCAGCAGATGGTTGAGGGGCGCACCCTTTACCAGGAAGTGCAGAAGACTGGCCCTTACAACGAATCTGCCATTCGCGCTCTGTTGAATGATCTATTGCCGGTGCTGCAGTTTATCCATGAGCAAGGAGTGATTCACCGCGACATTACCCCAACTAATGTGATTCGCCGCAAGGTAGACAGCAAACCGGTGTTGATTGATTTTGGCGTGGCCAAGCAGTTTTCTGAAACGATTCTCTACGAGCCGGGAACTCGCATTGGCACCGAGGGATTTGCGCCTATAGAGCAGCTGCGCAGCGGTCAAGCCTACCCTTCCAGTGACCTGTATAGCTTGGGTGCGACCTGCCTGCACCTGATCACGGGCTGTAAACCTGAAAGTCTATACAACCCGCTAGAAGGCCGCTGGATGTGGCGAGAAAAGCTGCAGCAAATAGGCCGCAGCTGCCATCCTGAACTGGGTAACCTTTTAGACCGCTTGGTCAAAGATCTGGTGAGCGAGCGTTTTCAGAGTGCAGGCGAAGTGGTAGCAGAACTGCGGCGAATTCCATCGCTGGAGGGGGCAGTGCCGGGTTGGGTGTCTCAAGGGTCGGCCAGCAGTCGTTTGCCTAGTGGCGGTAGTCTGCCGCTGGGTAAAGAGCGCAAGATCTCCATTCCACCGATGCCGACTACGAAGCCGCCTAAGATGTCTGTGCCCTCCCTTTCTCAGCCCCGGCTGACGAAACCACCCGGTTCGCTGTCAGGGCTGTCGGGGCCTGGCCGCAGCGGTCTGGTTTCGGGCACTAAAGGAACCGGCTGGCAGTGCGTTCGAGAACTGACGGGCCATAGCTCTTGGGTGACTGCTGTGGACTTTAACCCTAAAACGCCGACTCTGGTCAGCGGCAGCTTGGATGACACGCTCAAGATTTGGAACTTGCAGTCAGGGCAGGTGTTTTATAGCCTGGAGGGCCATGCTCGCGGGGTGAATGAGGTCAAGGTGAGTGCCGGAGGGCAGGTGTTAGCCAGCTGTGGTGACGATGATGTGGTGAAGGTCTGGAACCTGGCTGAGGGGGCTTTGCTTTATGTGCTTAAGGGCCATCTGCGAGACGTTACGTCGATTGCCATTGGGGCCAAGGGGTTTTTGCTGGCCAGCGGCAGTGAGGACATGACGATTAAGCTTTGGAAGCTGGATAAGGGATCGCTTTTGAAGACCCTGACCGGGTCGTCTGGCATGGTTAAGACGGTGGCGATGACCTCGGATGAAGGGACTTTGGTCAGCGGCGGGCTAGACAATAAGGTGCGGGTTTGGGAAGTGGGGACGGCCCGGCAGGTGCGCGTTTTGTCTGGTCATATGAATACGGTTAACCAGGTTGCGATTAGCCGCGACAACCGGCTTCTGGCCAGCGCTAGCAAGGATCGCACCATTAGACTCTGGAGCCTGCGGTCGGGGTCGCTGATCCACACGCTGAGCGACCACACTCAGGAGGTCAATGGGGTTGCGATCGCAGCCGACAACCGCACCTTAGTCAGCGGCAGCAGCGACGGCACCCTCAAAGTGTGGGATACGCAAACTGGACAGCTCAAGTACACCCTGACCGGCCATACCAACTCTGTGCTCGGCGTCGCCTTCCATCCCAATGGCCGGGTGATCGCCAGCGCTAGCGCCGACAAAACCATTCGTGTGTGGCGCTGGGCTGGGTAG
- a CDS encoding phosphodiester glycosidase family protein: MQTSTALLSPMMPRQRRTLQLFIGLSLGLALGLLAGALSSAQLHLAPQPTANAIPPEEAIVAPAPALPPQFEVIELPHSKVYTVTIADPQAYPIRVSLPENLVPLDQMAQRLNALIAINAGFFDPNNGQTTSYVVSSQELVADPRQNPRLMGNPDLTRYLDQILNRSEFRRYDCEGAAQYDITLHSAPVPANCTLIDAVGAGPQLLPQSTAYEEAFIGYGADGAINRDALGSRSRNARSAIGIKPDGSLVLVMAAQKPGVSPSGMSFADLSDFLTSLGVEKALNLDGGSSSSLFQAGTTHYGRLDQDGNWVRRPVKSIFWVAQP, from the coding sequence TTGCAGACATCGACAGCCCTACTTTCTCCCATGATGCCAAGGCAGCGGCGAACTCTTCAACTCTTTATCGGTCTCAGTCTGGGCTTGGCCTTGGGTTTGCTCGCGGGGGCTTTAAGCTCAGCTCAGCTGCACCTCGCGCCCCAGCCCACTGCCAACGCTATCCCTCCAGAAGAAGCAATAGTGGCTCCGGCTCCCGCCTTACCGCCCCAGTTTGAGGTCATAGAGCTACCCCATAGCAAGGTTTACACGGTGACCATTGCCGATCCTCAAGCCTACCCAATTAGAGTCAGCCTGCCCGAAAACCTGGTGCCGCTTGACCAGATGGCTCAGCGTCTCAATGCCTTAATTGCCATCAATGCCGGATTTTTTGACCCTAATAACGGTCAGACTACATCCTACGTTGTCAGCAGCCAAGAACTGGTGGCCGACCCCCGACAAAATCCCCGGCTCATGGGCAACCCCGATCTCACCCGCTACCTCGACCAAATCCTCAATCGCTCAGAATTTCGCCGCTACGACTGCGAGGGCGCAGCTCAATACGACATCACGCTGCACAGTGCCCCAGTGCCAGCTAACTGCACCCTGATTGACGCGGTAGGGGCAGGCCCCCAACTGCTGCCCCAAAGCACCGCCTATGAAGAAGCTTTTATCGGCTACGGGGCCGATGGAGCGATTAACCGAGATGCTCTCGGCAGCCGCTCTCGCAATGCTCGCTCAGCGATTGGCATTAAACCCGACGGCAGTTTAGTTCTGGTGATGGCAGCTCAGAAGCCGGGCGTCTCGCCCTCCGGCATGAGCTTTGCCGACCTGAGCGACTTTCTCACTAGCCTAGGCGTAGAAAAAGCCCTCAACCTGGATGGGGGCAGCTCATCGTCCCTCTTTCAGGCGGGTACAACTCACTATGGTCGGCTAGATCAAGACGGCAACTGGGTACGCCGCCCAGTCAAGTCTATTTTTTGGGTAGCTCAGCCATAG
- a CDS encoding glycosyltransferase, translating to MTSSTPADLPINLAPTVSVIVPVYNGERDLPELTRRLLAQTYPAERLEVLWVDNGSCDRTPTLLQSAVTAATAQGRQMQALTYCGVQSSYAARNHGIRVATGEILAFTDADCYPAETWLEQLVQPFTDPAVGLVAGEVEAFPGGNWLERYADRKQTLSQKSTLAHPFCPYGQTANLAVRATIFKQVGLFRPHLTSGGDADFCWRAQREGGWQLAFSEQAIVQHHHRDTLEGLRRQWYRYGCSNRYLHELHGIDLTRELTQKERRYRLGRWLLKELPLAAVSWAKGQGAAIDLLITPLDLVCFEARTRGQRQARLPEAAHQIEGL from the coding sequence ATGACTTCCTCTACCCCTGCTGATCTGCCGATTAACCTTGCCCCCACAGTGTCGGTGATTGTGCCCGTCTACAACGGCGAGCGAGACTTGCCAGAGTTAACACGTCGGCTGCTGGCTCAAACCTATCCGGCGGAGCGGCTGGAGGTGCTGTGGGTGGACAACGGCAGTTGCGATCGCACTCCCACCCTGCTCCAGTCTGCCGTAACCGCCGCTACGGCCCAAGGCCGCCAGATGCAGGCCCTAACCTATTGCGGCGTGCAAAGCTCCTATGCTGCTCGCAACCACGGCATTCGGGTGGCGACAGGGGAAATTTTGGCCTTTACCGATGCCGACTGCTACCCAGCTGAAACTTGGCTGGAACAGTTGGTGCAGCCCTTTACCGACCCGGCGGTGGGGTTGGTGGCTGGAGAGGTCGAGGCGTTTCCGGGTGGCAACTGGCTAGAGCGCTACGCCGATCGCAAACAGACCCTCTCTCAGAAAAGTACGCTAGCCCACCCGTTTTGCCCCTACGGCCAGACAGCGAACTTGGCCGTAAGGGCCACAATCTTTAAGCAGGTGGGCCTCTTTCGGCCACACTTGACCAGCGGCGGCGATGCCGATTTTTGTTGGCGAGCCCAGCGGGAAGGGGGCTGGCAGCTGGCCTTTTCTGAGCAGGCTATTGTGCAGCACCACCACCGCGATACGCTAGAGGGGCTGCGCCGCCAGTGGTACCGCTACGGCTGCTCCAACCGCTACCTGCACGAGCTGCACGGCATTGATCTAACGCGGGAGCTGACGCAGAAGGAACGGCGCTACCGACTCGGTCGATGGCTGCTGAAAGAACTGCCGCTAGCTGCCGTGAGCTGGGCCAAAGGGCAGGGCGCAGCTATCGATCTGCTGATCACGCCCCTCGATTTGGTCTGTTTTGAGGCTCGCACTCGCGGGCAACGGCAGGCCCGGCTGCCTGAAGCAGCTCACCAAATAGAGGGGCTTTAG